One stretch of Thalassophryne amazonica chromosome 19, fThaAma1.1, whole genome shotgun sequence DNA includes these proteins:
- the LOC117500866 gene encoding SRA stem-loop-interacting RNA-binding protein, mitochondrial-like has protein sequence MSDAASKKAFELFVNRVPWTLSANELKTYFGQFGVVKKCILPVDQNTGFHKGFCWIMFKTEQDLFSALEKDRHVVEGNTLLVQRNRKTFNTRDPTRDMDSD, from the exons ATGTCAGATGCTGCGTCTAAGAAGGCTTTTGAGTTATTTGTTAACAGAGTTCCGTGGACGCTGAGCGCCA ATGAGCTGAAGACATATTTTGGACAGTTTGGTGTTGTGAAGAAGTGCATCCTGCCAGTG GATCAGAACACGGGCTTCCACAAAGGCTTCTGCTGGATCATGTTTAAGACGGAGCAGGACCTGTTCAGCGCCCTGGAGAAGGACAGACACGTGGTGGAGGGCAACACG CTCCTGGTCCAGAGGAACAGAAAGACTTTTAACACACGTGACCCCACCAGAGACATGGATTCTGACTGA